From a single Pseudobutyrivibrio xylanivorans genomic region:
- a CDS encoding DUF6056 family protein, whose amino-acid sequence MHNKTLFNEKVSKILFVFLYICLFAPFVYSVYYSMPATDDFAWAIEWFSSNRIVEAFNRVAWNYMNWFGQSGVFAVLIQILFNPLYWFNDAGHSFGICMIIVFLAIAIGMIFAVRKLAGCFLQIENTFIKSAFTFCVITLIFTTYYYADVYNWWTGVPGYSFMLMLMFFCYSHIVKYVQTQDQKSYVISIIEGVIVCTGLMNCVPMGLFFLYVVFIRKNDNPDGFWKKALPLICYVISGVITVIAPGNYKRVDSHNKGEMNLIKGAYITLYTLGKRMVETLIKYPWTLGLFVAIILISLTIKAKDNPKFVNVIAGFVLTFIAAFGALFPYVAGERKKLGEEITPRALIAADYVMFVGMAFVAFQLGQALAYKFNKTLELKVSVSVAAVVLVVALGAAKLMGTLMYIVPYDIIRQREQIKTIYYTWEGIIEEIEQSPEMDVEVKRENVPWTRFSYPVGIDEGTNFVPEWARGYYGGTNQCAAMWYGKKSVRVYINQ is encoded by the coding sequence ATGCATAATAAGACGTTATTTAATGAAAAGGTGAGCAAAATATTATTTGTATTTCTCTACATATGTTTGTTTGCTCCATTTGTTTATTCGGTATATTATTCCATGCCGGCTACAGACGACTTTGCCTGGGCAATAGAGTGGTTTTCATCTAATAGAATCGTGGAAGCCTTTAACAGAGTTGCCTGGAACTATATGAACTGGTTTGGACAGTCAGGCGTATTTGCTGTTCTTATTCAGATTTTATTTAACCCATTATATTGGTTTAATGATGCAGGTCATTCCTTTGGAATCTGTATGATTATCGTATTTCTTGCTATAGCTATTGGAATGATTTTTGCAGTGAGAAAGCTTGCTGGATGTTTTTTACAGATTGAGAATACATTCATCAAGAGTGCTTTCACATTCTGTGTTATCACTCTTATCTTCACAACCTATTATTATGCAGATGTATATAACTGGTGGACAGGTGTGCCAGGATATTCATTTATGCTGATGCTTATGTTCTTCTGCTATAGTCACATCGTTAAATATGTTCAGACTCAGGATCAGAAGAGCTATGTTATTTCTATTATCGAGGGTGTTATCGTTTGTACAGGTTTGATGAACTGTGTCCCTATGGGATTGTTTTTCCTGTATGTTGTATTTATTCGTAAAAACGATAATCCTGATGGTTTCTGGAAGAAAGCTCTTCCTTTAATTTGTTATGTAATCAGTGGTGTTATAACTGTAATTGCACCAGGAAACTATAAGAGAGTTGACAGCCATAACAAGGGTGAGATGAATCTTATTAAGGGTGCTTATATTACTCTTTATACATTGGGTAAGAGAATGGTGGAGACTCTTATAAAGTATCCATGGACACTTGGTCTATTTGTAGCAATTATTTTAATCAGCCTTACAATTAAGGCTAAGGATAATCCTAAATTTGTGAACGTAATTGCAGGCTTTGTATTAACTTTCATTGCGGCGTTTGGTGCGCTCTTCCCATATGTTGCTGGTGAGAGAAAGAAGCTGGGTGAGGAAATTACACCTAGAGCACTTATCGCAGCTGACTATGTTATGTTTGTCGGTATGGCGTTTGTAGCATTCCAGCTAGGTCAGGCTTTGGCGTATAAGTTTAATAAAACACTTGAGCTGAAGGTGTCTGTTTCGGTTGCAGCAGTAGTATTAGTTGTAGCACTTGGAGCAGCAAAGCTTATGGGTACACTTATGTACATTGTGCCATATGATATCATCAGACAGCGCGAGCAGATTAAGACTATTTACTATACCTGGGAAGGCATTATCGAAGAGATAGAACAATCCCCAGAAATGGATGTAGAAGTGAAGAGAGAAAATGTTCCATGGACCAGATTCTCATACCCAGTAGGTATTGATGAGGGAACAAACTTCGTGCCAGAATGGGCTAGAGGCTATTATGGTGGAACAAACCAGTGTGCGGCTATGTGGTATGGGAAGAAATCGGTGAGAGTTTATATAAATCAGTAG